One window from the genome of Dioscorea cayenensis subsp. rotundata cultivar TDr96_F1 chromosome 3, TDr96_F1_v2_PseudoChromosome.rev07_lg8_w22 25.fasta, whole genome shotgun sequence encodes:
- the LOC120256994 gene encoding uncharacterized protein LOC120256994: MKNEFGIIVTEANVNNHLRTIRKRWARIKKLKELSGMGWDNRLKMIIMGESEFKNYIKIHPQDEPYLNKPIEDHDLLEIVCGNDQATGRCAVQFGDDIGTHMDDSVEYRRPSQNDSLDDMFEDTNYHVNISLPTHNQSENTENRGESSTQLKKGKGKRKIPSEVEAIQEMNNTIKEALVTKKSTRNLEFAKELIGECMKLKVYGYSGRQINKAYDWLMADDSRAMAFLAKDEELRQYWAEEFFESIHNQQEYFRSPI, encoded by the exons ATGAAGAATGAGTTCGGAATTATAGTCACTGAAGCAAATGTGAATAACCACTTGAGAACAATTCGTAAAAGATGGGCAcgaattaaaaaattgaaagagttaAGCGGAATGGGTTGGGATAACAGACTGAAGATGATAATCATGGGAGAATCAGAGTTCAAGAACTATATAAAG ATTCATCCCCAAGATGAGCCCTACTTAAACAAACCAATTGAGGATCATGACTTGCTTGAGATTGTTTGTGGTAATGATCAAGCAACTGGACGGTGTGCTGTGCAATTTGGAGATGACATTGGCACCCATATGGATGATAGCGTCGAGTACCGCCGTCCATCTCAGAATGATAGTCTTGATGACATGTTTGAGGACACTAATTATCATGTCAATATATCACTGCCCACCCACAACCAATCAGAGAATACAGAAAATAGGGGGGAATCTTccactcaattaaaaaaaggaaaaggaaaacgGAAAATACCCTCTGAAGTTGAAGCAATACAAGAGATGAATAACACAATAAAAGAGGCATTGGTAACAAAGAAGTCTACTCGAaatttagaatttgcaaagGAATTGATTGGTGAGtgcatgaaattgaaagtatatGGCTACTCTGGCCGTCAAATAAATAAAGCCTATGATTGGTTAATGGCCGATGATAGTAGAGCTATGGCTTTCTTAGCAAAGGATGAAGAGTTAAGGCAATATTGGGCGGAGGAATTCTTTGAATCAATTCACAATCAACAAGAATATTTTCGAAGTCCCATTTAG